TACAAAACCAGAAACAACTATGTATTTGCAGTGTTTTTCCAGAACTTTGCAGAAGTTTAAACAAAACTTGTCAAGTATGTTTCTGTCACTTATTCTCCTTTCCATTTCAGATAGTTAAAGGAGCGTTATATTTAAACCTTTATATTTCCTCCTTTATATTTATCGTGCTTATCATCGTCAGGGTTTTTTTAATGTTTTTGTTTTTTCTCAGACTGATGATGTAATCATTGAATTCATCAATATCCCTGAACTTGAGCTTCAGAAACAGGTCATGCTCTCCAGTTACGCCGAATGATTCCTTTATATGCCTATTCTCAAAAAAAGACGGCTCAAGATCCTTGTCAGTTGTCAGCAGCATGAAGACAATGAAATTCTCTCCAACAGCCTTGTTGCTTAATTTGACTGTGAATTTTTCTATTACTTTGTCTTTCTTTAATTTTGTCAGCCTTTGGTGCACTGTTGACGGCCTTAAGTCTGCCTTTTTGGCAATGCTTCTGATTGATTCCCT
The Candidatus Woesearchaeota archaeon DNA segment above includes these coding regions:
- a CDS encoding Lrp/AsnC family transcriptional regulator yields the protein MDSKDSRIIEILKQNSRESIRSIAKKADLRPSTVHQRLTKLKKDKVIEKFTVKLSNKAVGENFIVFMLLTTDKDLEPSFFENRHIKESFGVTGEHDLFLKLKFRDIDEFNDYIISLRKNKNIKKTLTMISTINIKEEI